In Drosophila innubila isolate TH190305 chromosome 2R unlocalized genomic scaffold, UK_Dinn_1.0 1_C_2R, whole genome shotgun sequence, the following are encoded in one genomic region:
- the LOC117784278 gene encoding transcriptional repressor CTCF-like, translated as MLNEDSGKPFKCEQCDYSSNRSFDLRRHKKRHTKIRPLEGSVFQCSECSFTTKWKRNLRRHMLTHNMVPVKDQVDPVEDKVDDPVDEPVNEDTFEEFIVELIEDSNTASNKEPAKFKPIEKFGVTQMKFFVCGQCHYTSNRAFDLRRHEQTHSRVKNIDGTAFKCLKCPFITKWKRNMKRHLLNKRHINLSNELCTDQLDDQSSDELIVQLINSDDLRSEYDTDTVEYVQSDNSETPPFLPTCNSPINESEAQIDPQTSTDAKDNESNGNKRFKCAQCHYESKRAFDLRRHEQRHKKVKIVDGIAVKCTECSFVTKWKRNMRRHMKQHNPKDIPAETPILDKQLSKLDEEANCDVESQTILIEPLYSEFNSEAIQINDLEIYEERSEVETEALESDEDSDVLPSYWQAIEQDTECVFGS; from the coding sequence ATGTTGAACGAGGACAGCGGCAAGCCTTTTAAATGTGAGCAGTGCGACTATTCGTCGAACCGTTCCTTTGACCTGCGACGTCACAAGAAGCGGCATACAAAGATAAGGCCGTTAGAAGGAAGTGTATTTCAATGCAGCGAATGCTCATTCACAACAAAATGGAAACGCAATTTGAGGCGTCATATGCTAACCCACAATATGGTGCCAGTTAAGGATCAAGTTGATCCAGTTGAGGATAAAGTCGATGATCCAGTTGATGAGCCTGTGAATGAGGACACTTTTGAGGAGTTTATTGTGGAGCTAATTGAGGACTCAAATACTGCGTCGAATAAGGAACCTGCCAAATTCAAACCAATTGAGAAATTCGGCGTCACGCAGATGAAATTCTTTGTATGTGGACAATGCCATTACACATCCAACCGAGCGTTTGACTTGCGACGTCATGAGCAGACCCATTCCAGGGTAAAGAACATCGATGGCACTGCATTTAAATGTCTGAAATGTCCATTTATTACAAAGTGGAAGCGAAATATGAAGCGACatctattaaataaaaggcACATAAATCTCAGTAACGAACTGTGCACTGATCAACTGGACGATCAATCATCTGATGAGTTAATTGTGCAACTAATTAATTCAGACGATCTGAGATCAGAGTATGATACGGATACAGTGGAGTACGTGCAATCTGATAACTCTGAAACGCCGCCTTTCCTTCCAACTTGTAACTCTCCAATAAATGAATCCGAGGCTCAAATAGATCCACAAACATCAACCGACGCGAAGGACAATGAATCCAATGGAAATAAACGCTTTAAGTGTGCACAGTGTCACTATGAGTCTAAACGTGCCTTTGATTTGCGACGTCACGAACAGCGACATAAAAAGGTAAAAATTGTCGATGGGATAGCAGTTAAATGCACCGAATGCTCATTTGTAACGAAATGGAAACGCAATATGAGGCGTCACATGAAACAGCATAACCCTAAAGACATTCCTGCTGAAACGCCCATATTGGATAAGCAATTGTCCAAATTAGATGAGGAAGCAAACTGCGATGTCGAGTCCCAGACTATTTTAATTGAACCGCTTTATTCGGAGTTTAACTCTGAGGCGATACAGATAAACGACTTGGAAATATATGAAGAAAGGTCGGAAGTCGAAACTGAAGCTTTGGAGTCGGATGAGGATTCAGATGTTCTTCCATCCTATTGGCAAGCCATCGAACAGGACACAGAATGTGTATTTGGCTCATAA
- the LOC117784277 gene encoding nucleolar GTP-binding protein 1: MSLYNFKKIMVVPPAKDFIDIMLSKTQRKTPTVVHKGYKISRIRAFYTRKVKYTQQNFHDRLSQIIQDFPKLDDVHPFYADLMNVLYDKDHYKLALGQLNTARHLVDNVAKDYVRLLKYGDSLYRCKQLKKAALGRMATIMKRQASNLTYLEQVRQHLSRLPTIDPYSRTIIICGFPNVGKSSFINKITRADVEVQPYAFTTKSLYVGHTDYKYLRWQVIDTPGILDHPLEERNVIEMQAITALAHLRACVLYFMDISEQCGHSLEEQIQLFESIKPLFTNKPLILAINKIDILTLEDMPPERQAIITKLQEDKQVPVMFMSTVQETGVMEVKTEACERLLSYRVDQKMRTKKVDNILNRLHVAMPAPRDEKVRAPCIPAQALARLEQNASKAERKRKLEKEIEEEMGDDYTLDLKKNYEEIPEDERYDVIPEFLEGRNIADYIDADIFEKLEELEREEGLRESGGVYTVPDMSMDETLKEIREMAKQIRGKRFELRDEKRLSHRKNKPIIPRNKQPKVRDRSVNKLVETMEGLGVDMSGNEKANFTKSVVDLRRGTVAVGGKTPKVPLLDKESSAVVKKTGKPLKRAPSRDTLGIKDVAIRKKAQVRAKRDIAKKVTRLGLKGEADRFIGTKMPRHLYSGKRGTGKTDRR; this comes from the exons ATGAGTTTGTACAACTTTAAAAAGATAATGGTGGTTCCGCCAGCAAAG GACTTTATCGACATTATGCTGTCGAAGACACAGCGAAAGACGCCAACAGTCGTGCACAAGGGATACAAAATATCACGAATTCGTGCATTTTACACGCGCAAAGTGAAGTACACTCAACAGAACTTCCATGATCGTCTGTCGCAGATCATACAGGACTTTCCCAAACTGGATGACGTGCATCCATTCTATGCAGATTTAATGAATGTCCTCTACGACAAAGATCATTACAAGCTTGCGCTAGGTCAACTAAACACAGCCAGGCATTTGGTGGACAA CGTTGCCAAGGATTATGTGCGTCTGCTTAAATACGGAGATTCGCTGTACCGGTGCAAGCAGCTTAAAAAGGCCGCCTTGGGTCGTATGGCCACAATCATGAAGCGCCAGGCGTCCAACTTGACATATCTGGAGCAGGTCCGTCAGCATTTGTCGCGTCTGCCGACTATCGATCCCTACTCACGCACCATTATCATCTGTGGATTCCCCAACGTGGGCAAGTCTTCGTTCATCAACAAAATCACACGTGCCGATGTCGAGGTGCAGCCGTATGCTTTCACCACCAAGTCACTCTACGTGGGACACACAGACTACAAATATCTTCGCTGGCAGGTGATTGACACACCCGGTATTCTCGATCATCCTCTCGAGGAGCGCAATGTCATCGAAATGCAGGCCATTACCGCTCTGGCACATTTACGTGCTTGTGTGCTGTATTTCATGGACATTTCCGAGCAGTGTGGTCACTCATTGGAGGAGCAGATTCAACTGTTCGAGAGCATTAAGCCGCTGTTCACCAACAAGCCATTGATACTGGCCATCAACAAAATTGACATACTAACGTTGGAGGATATGCCTCCAGAGCGACAGGCAATAATCACCAAACTGCAAGAGGACAAACAGGTGCCCGTTATGTTCATGTCGACAGTACAGGAAACTGGAGTTATGGAGGTTAAAACCGAGGCCTGCGAACGCTTGCTCTCGTATCGCGTGGATCAAAAGATGCGCACCAAGAAGGTGGACAACATACTTAATCGTCTGCATGTTGCAATGCCAGCTCCACGCGACGAGAAGGTTAGGGCTCCATGTATTCCAGCTCAAGCGTTGGCGCGCCTTGAACAGAACGCATCCAAGGCTGAACGTAAGCGTAAGTTGGAGAAGGAGATCGAGGAGGAAATGGGCGATGACTACACGCTGGATCTGAAGAAGAACTATGAAGAAATACCCGAGGACGAGCGTTACGATGTGATACCGGAGTTCTTGGAGGGTCGCAACATTGCCGATTATATCGATGCTGATATATTCGAGAAGCTGGAGGAACTGGAACGCGAAGAAGGTCTGCGCGAGTCCGGAGGCGTTTACACTGTGCCTGACATGTCTATGGATGAGACGCTTAAAGAAATTCGCGAAATGGCCAAACAGATCCGCGGCAAACGTTTCGAATTGCGCGACGAGAAGCGCCTCTCCCACAGAAAGAATAAGCCCATCATTCCGCGCAACAAACAGCCCAAGGTGCGTGATCGTTCGGTCAACAAACTTGTGGAGACCATGGAGGGTCTTGGCGTCGACATGTCTGGCAACGAGAAGGCCAACTTCACCAAATCGGTTGTCGACCTTCGTAGAGGCACTGTTGCCGTTGGAGGCAAGACACCTAAGGTGCCGTTGCTTGACAAAGAATCTTCAGCGGTTGTCAAGAAGACCGGCAAGCCACTGAAGCGTGCACCATCTCGCGATACCCTTGGCATCAAGGACGTTGCCATCAGAAAGAAGGCTCAAGTTAGAGCCAAACGCGACATTGCCAAGAAGGTCACCCGACTGGGTCTCAAGGGCGAGGCGGATCGCTTCATTGGCACCAAGATGCCCCGACATTTGTATTCCGGCAAGCGTGGCACGGGCAAGACCGATCGCCGTTAA
- the LOC117783869 gene encoding WD repeat-containing protein 89, giving the protein MTDNLNKYLAEAASTDLPSSEDEADLEDEDTCGAHELAAEFSFHYPQDESSISLKRDYVLGLCADSGFTRIAAGLSNTTVKIYDLSAAGSLTAIHEERVPSVVSLHNDVTICGVRFLDDGSDSLLVGTTNGLVRLIDLRANGVQATFEYKTAEQSSPPVPKSITCFDRNANSRVICSGTEQYMSNVYLLFFDVRERKQLGVYYETHEDDVTSVRFHASNPDLLCSGGTDGLINVFDIKQSDEDEALLNTINTESSVHRLNWHRNVYEQDIISCITHTNDFKSYESEEGDEIISFDRSAITAGIRRKSAGNFNLINAHNLEDDGVFLLAGTNQNRGEVLRSVSAPAKETLKPLTNFVGNKQIVRDSLYDAKRNLLVTGGESGIITVWTPAASNNSSSANLKSKSKAAKAHKKNPY; this is encoded by the exons atgactgataatttaaataaataccttGCAG AAGCCGCCTCCACTGACCTGCCTAGCTCAGAGGATGAGGCTGATCTTGAAGATGAGGACACCTGTGGAGCTCATGAATTGGCCGCCGAATTTAGCTTTCATTATCCACAAGACGAATCGTCGATATCGCTAAAACGTGACTACGTCTTGGGTTTATGTGCTGACAGTGGATTTACACGGATTGCTGCTGGCCTATCCAACACCACAGTTAAGATCTACGACCTCAGCGCGGCAGGCTCTCTAACTGCAATTCATGAGGAGCGAGTTCCCTCTGTGGTGAGCTTACACAATGATGTGACAATCTGTGGAGTCCGATTTTTGGATGATGGCTCCGACTCATTGTTGGTTGGCACCACAAATGGCCTGGTGCGTCTTATTGATTTACGTGCAAACGGCGTACAGGCGACATTTGAGTACAAGACAGCAGAGCAATCGTCTCCGCCTGTGCCAAAGTCAATAACATGCTTCGATCGTAATGCCAATAGTCGCGTTATCTGCAGCGGCACAGAGCAGTATATGAGCAATGTGTATTTGCTCTTCTTTGATGTCCGTGAGCGTAAACAGCTTGGCGTCTACTACGAGACTCACGAAGATGATGTGACCTCCGTGCGCTTTCATGCAAGCAATCCAGATCTCTTGTGCTCAGGAGGAACAGATGGTCTGATAAATGTGTTTGATATTAAACAGAGCGACGAAGATGAGGCGTTACTTAACACTATTAATACTGAGAGCAGTGTTCACCGGCTAAATTGGCATCGGAATGTCTACGAGCAGGACATCATCTCATGCATCACACACACCAACGATTTTAAGAGCTATGAGTCCGAGGAAGGCGATGAGATCATCTCCTTTGACCGTTCAGCTATTACAGCAGGCATTCGACGCAAATCTGctggcaattttaatttaatcaatgcCCATAATCTGGAGGATGATGGCGTCTTTTTGTTGGCCGGCACCAACCAAAATCGAGG AGAGGTGCTGCGATCAGTGAGTGCTCCCGCTAAAGAAACGTTGAAGCCGCTTACTAACTTTGTGggcaacaaacaaattgtgcGAGACAGTCTTTACGATGCCAAGCGGAATCTGCTAGTAACTGGTGGCGAAAGTGGCATTATTACCGTCTGGACGCCtgctgccagcaacaacagcagcagtgcGAACCTAAAGAGTAAATCGAAGGCTGCAAAGGCACACAAGAAAAATCCATACTAA
- the LOC117784279 gene encoding eukaryotic translation initiation factor 3 subunit J, translated as MADDWESAADSEIVIRPNAANNINKWEGEDADDDVKESWEDEEEKKDEEKPTKTEVVPVKTKPNKALKAKLEEQERLLEEEESKRLANLTAEEKLAEKLRLQKIQEESDLKSALDTFGVTSIGGGLDAFNPESKEEFKEFGAALSWKVAQYRESPHFPQFIEDLVRGLCVNLSAADIKKVKMSTEVLHTEKVKMEKASSKKAAAKSKGKVTLRTDHDDIDGYQKYGNDFTDDYDDFM; from the exons atggccGACGACTGGG AATCCGCCGCCGACAGTGAAATAGTCATACGTCCGAATGCAGCTAACAATATAAACAAGTGGGAGGGCGAGGATGCTGACGATGATGTTAAG GAAAGCTGGGAGGACGAGGAAGAGAAAAAGGACGAGGAGAAACCGACGAAAACAGAAGTAGTGCCAGTCAAAACTAAACCCAACAAGGCGCTTAAAGCCAAATTGGAAGAGCAAGAG CGGCTGCTCGAGGAGGAGGAAAGCAAACGATTGGCCAATCTAACAGCTGAAGAAAAATTAGCTGAAAAACTACGTCTTCAGAAAATACAGGAGGAATCGGATCTTAAGAGCGCACTTGATACATTCGGCGTGACGAGTATAGGCGGAGGTCTCGATGCCTTCAACCCGGAGAGTAAAGAAGAGTTTAAGGAATTTGGCGCTGCTCTTAGCTGGAAGGTCGCACAGTACCGAGAATCCCCACACTTTCCTCAATTCATCGAGGATCTGGTGCGCGGCTTATGTGTGAACT TGAGTGCTGCTGACATTAAAAAGGTCAAGATGAGCACAGAGGTCTTACACACGGAAAAAGTCAAAATGGAGAAAGCTAGTTCCAAGAAGGCAGCTGCCAAGAGCAAGGGAAAAGTTACGTTGCGCACAGATCACGAC gATATTGATGGCTACCAAAAGTACGGAAATGATTTTACCGATGATTACGATGATTTCATGTGA